The Terriglobales bacterium genome includes a region encoding these proteins:
- a CDS encoding twin-arginine translocase TatA/TatE family subunit: MLEGLFQPMHLLVILFIAVLVFGPKRLPELGKSLGEGIRGFKNAMNDDQKPSDSKTETKP, translated from the coding sequence ATGCTCGAAGGACTGTTCCAACCCATGCATCTGCTCGTCATCCTGTTCATTGCCGTGCTGGTGTTCGGCCCCAAGCGGCTGCCGGAGCTGGGCAAGAGCCTCGGTGAGGGCATCCGCGGCTTCAAGAACGCTATGAACGATGACCAGAAGCCGAGCGACAGCAAGACCGAAACCAAGCCCTAG